A genomic window from Streptomyces sp. NBC_01429 includes:
- a CDS encoding type I polyketide synthase has translation MAQPGNPDTRMVEALRASLKETDRLRERNRALTAAIREPIAIVGMSCRYPGGVGSPDELWDLVAGGGDGITSFPDDRGWDPGLYDPEPGTEGKSYTDEGGFLHEAGEFDAGFFGIGPRDALLMDPQQRLLLEGAWEALESAGIDPGSLKGSRTGVFAGVMYHDYFGSFGSGSIVSGRVAYTLGLEGPTLSIDTACSSSLVALHLAAQSLRNGECTLALAGGVTVMASPGTFVEFSRQGALSPDGRCKSFSAEANGTGFAEGVGLLVVERLSDARRNGHEVLAVVRGSAVNQDGASNGLTAPNGPSQQRVIRQALASARLSAGDVDAVEAHGTGTTLGDPIEAQALLATYGQDRPEENPLWLGSVKSNIGHTQAAAGVAGVIKMVMAMRHGVLPRTLYADEPSEQVDWSAGEVRLLAEEREWPETGRPRRAGISSFGISGTNAHTIIEEPPPAEPAPERARDQNGAHDQSSARDQSSARSQEQRPAAETPPSLVVWPLSARGALALPAQADRLRAFVEERPELTPAALAASLGTRKAVFGHRAAVVGADRAQLLDALGALAAGDSPPTVIRGRARPGARTAFLFTGQGAQRLGMGAGLRAHHPVFAETFDEVEARLDVGLGDVLNGTDAALADRTLYAQTGLFAFEVALFRLLESWGVRPDFVAGHSIGELAAAHVAGVLTLEDACRLVAARGRLMQALPPGGAMVAIRAAEEEVRPLLTGRVGLAAVNGPRAVVLSGDEDEVLRIAEGFGKTKRLKVSHAFHSPLMEDMLADFHEVASGLDFHEPRIPLVSNLTGARADAGLLRDPGYWVRHVREPVRFAAGVAALAEAGVNRFVEVGPDAVLTGMAQECVDRTTAEFIPLGRRRGPETTALLSGIARLYVDGLAPDWQALFPGTERAPVPAYAFQRERYWLAADVALTVGLPSPAAEQEPSLLAVEPLRDRLAVASRHEQVELLTGLVRARTAAVLGHPGPELVEPDVGFLEAGLDSVSAAELRAALATTTGLPLSAGVVFDHTTPTALAEHLHEKLVLGDVGETGDAGHTGEDGHTGDAGAPDESISGLLRRAASAGQMMKGLKLLSAVADILPGFSSAAELGPPDEPVRLARGDEGPKLICLPSPMALGGAQQYARFAAHFRGRREVVVPPVPGFGTDETLPLTVGAAVEVFAEGVRAAAGGDPFVLLGYSSGGQFAHATAEILEKAGTPAEAVVLLDTYLPGDDGDSELWRQMFQGMLDRESSFGRFSAARLAAMSRYSDLIQDCLPGGLSAPVLFVRPTDSFAAGAGTENWRASWDGEHTLREVPGNHFTLLEESATTTAEAVDGWLARR, from the coding sequence GTGGCTCAACCCGGGAACCCGGACACCAGAATGGTCGAAGCCCTCCGCGCTTCGCTCAAGGAGACCGACCGGCTGCGGGAGCGCAACCGCGCCCTGACCGCCGCGATCCGGGAGCCGATCGCCATCGTGGGGATGTCCTGCCGCTACCCCGGCGGGGTGGGTAGCCCCGACGAGCTGTGGGATCTGGTCGCCGGGGGAGGGGACGGCATCACCTCCTTCCCCGACGACCGGGGCTGGGACCCCGGCCTCTACGACCCCGAGCCGGGGACCGAGGGCAAGAGCTACACCGACGAGGGCGGATTCCTGCATGAGGCGGGGGAGTTCGACGCCGGGTTCTTCGGCATCGGGCCGCGTGACGCGCTGCTGATGGATCCTCAGCAGCGGTTGCTGCTGGAGGGTGCGTGGGAGGCGCTGGAGAGCGCGGGCATCGACCCCGGATCGCTGAAGGGGAGCCGTACCGGTGTGTTCGCCGGGGTGATGTACCACGACTACTTCGGCAGTTTCGGCAGTGGCAGCATCGTGTCGGGGCGGGTGGCGTACACGTTGGGTCTTGAGGGTCCGACGCTGTCGATCGACACGGCGTGCTCGTCGTCGCTGGTGGCGCTGCATCTGGCGGCCCAGTCCCTGCGCAACGGCGAATGCACCCTCGCGCTGGCCGGCGGAGTCACGGTCATGGCCTCGCCCGGCACCTTCGTGGAGTTCAGCAGACAGGGCGCGCTCTCCCCGGACGGCCGGTGCAAGTCGTTCTCGGCCGAGGCGAACGGCACCGGATTCGCGGAGGGCGTCGGTCTCCTCGTGGTGGAGCGCCTCTCCGACGCGCGGCGCAACGGCCACGAGGTACTGGCCGTGGTACGCGGCTCCGCCGTGAACCAGGACGGCGCCTCCAACGGGCTCACCGCGCCCAACGGCCCCTCCCAGCAACGCGTGATCCGCCAGGCACTGGCCAGTGCGCGGCTCTCGGCCGGTGACGTGGACGCGGTGGAGGCGCACGGCACGGGGACCACGCTCGGCGACCCGATCGAGGCGCAGGCGCTGCTCGCGACCTACGGTCAGGACCGGCCGGAGGAGAACCCGTTGTGGCTCGGGTCGGTGAAGTCGAACATCGGCCACACCCAGGCGGCCGCCGGGGTGGCCGGGGTCATCAAGATGGTCATGGCGATGCGCCACGGCGTGCTGCCCAGGACCCTGTACGCGGACGAGCCGTCGGAGCAGGTGGACTGGTCGGCGGGCGAGGTCAGGCTGCTCGCCGAGGAGCGCGAGTGGCCTGAGACCGGGCGCCCGCGCCGGGCCGGGATCTCCTCGTTCGGCATCAGCGGCACCAACGCCCACACCATCATCGAGGAGCCCCCGCCGGCCGAGCCGGCCCCGGAGCGAGCGCGGGACCAGAACGGGGCACACGACCAGAGCAGTGCCCGGGACCAGAGCAGTGCGCGGTCCCAGGAGCAGCGGCCTGCCGCGGAAACACCCCCGTCCCTCGTGGTGTGGCCGCTGTCCGCGCGCGGCGCCCTCGCCCTCCCCGCCCAGGCCGACCGGCTGCGCGCCTTCGTCGAGGAGCGGCCCGAGCTGACCCCCGCCGCCCTCGCCGCTTCGCTCGGCACGAGAAAGGCGGTCTTCGGCCACCGGGCCGCCGTCGTCGGCGCCGACCGCGCACAACTGCTGGACGCCCTGGGCGCGTTGGCCGCCGGGGACAGCCCGCCCACCGTCATCAGGGGCCGGGCGCGCCCCGGTGCCCGTACGGCCTTCCTGTTCACCGGACAGGGCGCCCAACGGCTCGGCATGGGCGCCGGACTGCGCGCACACCACCCGGTGTTCGCGGAGACCTTCGACGAGGTGGAGGCCCGGCTCGACGTCGGCCTCGGCGATGTCCTGAACGGTACGGACGCGGCCCTGGCCGACCGTACCCTCTACGCGCAGACCGGCCTGTTCGCCTTCGAGGTGGCCCTCTTCCGGCTGCTCGAATCCTGGGGCGTGCGGCCGGACTTCGTCGCCGGGCACTCCATCGGCGAGCTGGCGGCGGCCCATGTCGCCGGGGTGCTCACCCTGGAGGACGCCTGCCGGCTCGTCGCGGCCAGGGGCCGGCTGATGCAGGCGCTGCCGCCGGGCGGCGCGATGGTCGCGATCCGGGCGGCCGAGGAGGAGGTCCGCCCGCTGCTGACCGGGCGGGTCGGGCTGGCCGCGGTGAACGGGCCCCGGGCCGTGGTGCTCTCCGGCGACGAGGACGAGGTCCTGCGGATCGCGGAGGGCTTCGGGAAGACGAAGCGGCTGAAGGTCTCGCACGCGTTCCACTCGCCGCTCATGGAGGACATGCTCGCGGACTTCCACGAGGTCGCCAGCGGCCTCGACTTCCACGAGCCGCGCATCCCCCTCGTCTCCAACCTGACCGGCGCCCGGGCTGACGCCGGTCTGCTGCGCGACCCCGGGTACTGGGTACGGCACGTGCGCGAGCCCGTACGGTTCGCGGCGGGGGTCGCGGCGCTGGCCGAGGCCGGGGTGAACCGCTTCGTGGAGGTGGGCCCCGACGCCGTACTGACCGGGATGGCCCAGGAGTGCGTCGACCGCACGACCGCGGAGTTCATCCCCCTCGGGCGGCGGCGCGGACCGGAGACGACGGCACTGCTCTCCGGGATCGCACGGCTGTACGTGGACGGACTCGCCCCCGACTGGCAGGCGCTCTTCCCGGGAACGGAGCGGGCGCCGGTCCCCGCGTACGCCTTCCAGCGCGAGCGGTACTGGCTCGCGGCGGACGTCGCCCTGACCGTGGGACTGCCGTCCCCGGCCGCGGAACAGGAGCCCTCCCTCCTCGCCGTCGAGCCGCTGCGCGACCGGCTGGCCGTCGCGTCCCGGCACGAGCAGGTGGAACTGCTGACCGGGCTGGTGCGGGCACGGACCGCCGCCGTACTCGGCCATCCGGGACCCGAACTGGTCGAGCCGGACGTCGGTTTCCTGGAAGCCGGCCTGGACTCGGTGTCGGCGGCCGAACTGCGCGCCGCCCTCGCCACGACCACCGGGCTTCCCCTGTCGGCCGGTGTGGTCTTCGACCACACCACACCCACCGCGCTGGCCGAGCACCTGCACGAGAAGCTCGTTCTCGGGGACGTTGGGGAGACCGGGGACGCCGGGCACACCGGAGAGGACGGGCACACCGGGGACGCGGGCGCGCCGGACGAGTCCATCAGCGGCCTGCTGCGCCGGGCGGCCTCGGCGGGTCAGATGATGAAGGGCCTCAAGCTGCTGAGCGCGGTGGCCGACATCCTCCCCGGCTTCTCGTCGGCGGCCGAACTCGGGCCCCCGGACGAGCCGGTGCGCCTCGCCCGGGGCGACGAGGGCCCCAAGCTGATCTGCCTCCCGTCACCGATGGCGCTGGGCGGCGCCCAGCAGTACGCCCGGTTCGCCGCGCACTTCCGGGGCCGCCGCGAGGTCGTCGTACCGCCCGTACCCGGGTTCGGTACGGACGAGACGCTGCCCCTGACCGTCGGCGCGGCGGTCGAGGTGTTCGCCGAGGGGGTGCGCGCCGCCGCCGGGGGCGATCCGTTCGTCCTGCTCGGCTACTCCTCCGGCGGCCAGTTCGCGCACGCGACCGCCGAGATACTGGAGAAGGCCGGCACCCCGGCCGAGGCCGTCGTCCTGCTGGACACCTATCTGCCGGGCGACGACGGCGACAGCGAACTGTGGCGCCAGATGTTCCAGGGGATGCTGGACCGCGAGTCGTCCTTCGGCCGGTTCAGCGCCGCCCGGCTCGCCGCGATGAGCCGGTACAGCGATCTGATCCAGGACTGCCTGCCGGGCGGGCTGTCGGCCCCGGTCCTGTTCGTCCGGCCCACCGACTCGTTCGCGGCCGGCGCGGGGACGGAGAACTGGCGCGCCTCGTGGGACGGCGAACACACACTGCGCGAGGTGCCGGGAAACCACTTCACACTGCTGGAGGAGTCGGCCACCACGACCGCCGAGGCGGTCGACGGCTGGCTGGCGCGAAGGTGA